In a genomic window of Candidatus Omnitrophota bacterium:
- a CDS encoding type II secretion system F family protein codes for MNSYQYSAKDIKGQTITGIVQAASESEVADILHKKELVVVSIEIAKAAAARPKRGDKKVKLDDLVIFSRQLATMIGAGIPLVNALGILAEQIENENLRGIIGTVRSDIEAGISFSDAMARHPEVFSDLFVNMAKAGEASGMLNEILDRLATFMEKQAALNRKITSSLVYPAVVVSMAFIITALLLLKVVPTFKGIFESLGGTLPMPTQVLIFLSDLLRKYFLYTVLILGIAIYLFRSYIKTERGRYRFDQQLLKLPVFGPLLRKLAVAKFSRTFSTLVKSGVTVLSALDIVSKTSGNKVVEEAVLNCSKSVRNGEPISKPLAKSGVFPPMVTRMINVGEQTGQLEKMLSKIADFYDDQVDSAAAALTSMIEPMVIAFLGVVIGGIVIALFLPIFKISQLMSR; via the coding sequence ATGAACTCATACCAATATAGCGCAAAAGACATAAAAGGCCAGACCATAACCGGCATAGTCCAGGCAGCTTCGGAGTCAGAGGTTGCCGACATTTTACATAAGAAAGAGCTGGTAGTGGTTTCTATAGAAATTGCCAAAGCTGCTGCCGCCAGGCCAAAAAGAGGCGATAAAAAAGTTAAGCTTGATGACCTGGTTATTTTTTCCCGCCAGCTGGCGACAATGATCGGCGCCGGCATTCCTTTGGTCAATGCCTTGGGGATTTTAGCGGAACAGATCGAGAATGAAAATTTAAGGGGAATTATCGGTACTGTGCGCAGCGACATTGAAGCGGGGATAAGTTTCTCTGACGCCATGGCCAGGCATCCGGAGGTCTTTTCCGATTTGTTTGTGAATATGGCCAAAGCCGGAGAGGCTTCGGGTATGTTGAATGAAATCCTGGATCGCTTGGCTACGTTTATGGAAAAACAGGCGGCGCTTAACCGTAAAATAACTTCCAGCCTGGTTTATCCGGCGGTAGTGGTGAGTATGGCTTTTATTATTACGGCCTTGCTTTTGCTAAAAGTAGTCCCTACGTTTAAGGGGATATTTGAATCACTCGGCGGTACGCTGCCGATGCCCACGCAGGTTTTAATTTTTCTCAGCGACCTCCTAAGAAAATATTTCTTGTACACCGTATTGATCCTGGGAATTGCGATATATTTGTTCAGGAGTTACATAAAGACAGAGAGGGGCAGATACCGTTTCGACCAGCAGTTATTGAAGTTGCCGGTTTTTGGTCCGCTTTTGCGTAAACTGGCCGTAGCCAAATTTTCCCGCACATTTTCTACTTTAGTTAAAAGCGGAGTTACTGTTTTGAGCGCTTTGGATATTGTCAGCAAGACCTCCGGCAATAAGGTGGTTGAGGAAGCGGTACTCAATTGCTCTAAAAGTGTCCGCAACGGAGAACCGATATCCAAGCCCTTGGCTAAAAGCGGGGTTTTTCCGCCCATGGTTACGCGGATGATTAATGTCGGCGAGCAAACCGGCCAGCTGGAAAAAATGCTTTCTAAAATTGCTGATTTCTATGATGATCAGGTAGATAGCGCGGCAGCCGCCTTAACTAGTATGATCGAGCCGATGGTTATCGCCTTTTTAGGCGTGGTTATTGGTGGCATCGTTATCGCTTTGTTCCTGCCCATCTTCAAGATATCTCAGCTTATGTCGCGATAG
- a CDS encoding HD domain-containing protein → METAGKILLICDDNSYSVYIKEQLLDSGVSSVFVEPTAQAGILSLKQGSYDLVFIKYGTDTNTALLISELKKIDPDCVMVILFETGQEENVGNLMDLGIYDCLSRPVNIERLKFIIEKGVKLHALLLANRKFSQGLKESNQSLEKQNMLLARRIEDATTNLSRLYEDLRTTYMRTIKVLAQAIDARDHYTHSHSEDVAWIAIAIANYMKLPSKEIELLRQACELHDLGKIGIEDSILLKTSALTPLEWEQIRKHPTIGAQILEPLTFLNGVVDLIRQHHEHYDGSGYPEGRKGNDILLGARIIHVADAYEAMRSARSYRKIPLVKEEAILEIKRNSGTQFDPKIVDAFLKIVDNL, encoded by the coding sequence ATGGAAACCGCTGGGAAAATACTCCTGATTTGTGATGACAACTCTTATTCCGTGTATATCAAAGAACAGTTGCTGGATTCGGGAGTCAGCTCTGTTTTTGTAGAACCTACTGCCCAGGCAGGTATATTAAGTTTAAAACAGGGCAGCTATGATTTAGTTTTTATAAAGTATGGAACAGATACAAATACGGCCCTGCTGATCTCGGAGCTTAAAAAAATCGATCCTGATTGCGTAATGGTCATTTTGTTTGAAACAGGACAGGAGGAAAACGTAGGCAACCTTATGGATTTGGGAATTTATGATTGTTTAAGCCGGCCGGTAAACATAGAAAGGTTAAAATTTATTATTGAAAAAGGGGTTAAGCTGCATGCCTTGCTTCTGGCTAACCGTAAATTTTCTCAAGGGTTGAAAGAATCCAACCAGTCTTTGGAAAAGCAAAATATGCTTTTAGCCAGAAGGATTGAAGACGCGACTACCAACTTGAGCCGGCTTTATGAAGATTTGCGCACCACCTATATGCGCACGATCAAGGTTTTAGCCCAGGCAATCGATGCCCGCGACCATTATACGCACAGCCATTCCGAGGATGTGGCGTGGATTGCCATAGCGATTGCAAATTACATGAAGCTTCCGTCAAAAGAAATTGAATTATTGCGTCAGGCTTGCGAATTACACGATTTGGGCAAGATTGGAATTGAAGATAGCATATTGCTCAAAACTTCCGCTCTTACACCCCTGGAATGGGAGCAAATCCGTAAACATCCGACTATCGGAGCCCAGATCCTCGAACCGTTGACTTTTTTAAACGGAGTGGTAGACTTAATCAGGCAGCACCATGAGCATTATGACGGTTCAGGCTATCCGGAAGGAAGAAAAGGCAATGACATCCTTCTTGGGGCGCGTATCATTCATGTCGCCGATGCTTATGAGGCAATGCGTTCGGCGCGTTCTTACAGAAAGATTCCTTTAGTTAAAGAGGAAGCGATTCTGGAGATCAAACGTAACAGCGGCACGCAATTTGACCCTAAGATCGTAGATGCGTTTTTAAAAATAGTGGATAATCTATGA
- a CDS encoding GspE/PulE family protein, giving the protein MHSLKENIIEILLKSKHITKEQLDHALILQKEKGVPLRRILVDEGIITEEILLSLFSEQLYIPSLRLAKFRFDPKIINLIPEQMAKLYNTVPLSRIGNTLTVAMSDPLNIFALDDLGNFTGCNIDIVLSPEDEITRVIDSQYHKEIRDMQNILDETTSVRAIDSDKNLELLKTDAIELSNTLQDSEKAPIVQLVNIILAQALKRRASDIHVEPEVDCLRIRYRIDGSLHDILRVPKINQNAILARLKIISNLDITENRIPQDGRFKVKTEDREIDFRVSSLPTTFGQKFVLRALDKSNLSVGLDKLGFSEQPASNFKAAVAKPFGMILVTGPTGSGKSTTLYSVLNQLNTLDRNIITIEDPVEYLVEGITQMQVKPDIGLDFASGLRSILRQSPDVIMIGEIRDAETADIAIKAALTGQLVLSTLHTNDAISSITRLIDMGVEPFLVASSVIMLCAQRLARKICLKCRAPIEVSDDFLKKIGFSGKANFFSAKGCKYCNNTGFYGRVAVLETVLIDDAIREMVIRKKSIDEIRDYAIKKLGMKTLRDDAFLKVKEELTTLDEALRITTEE; this is encoded by the coding sequence ATGCATTCATTAAAAGAAAATATAATCGAGATACTCTTAAAAAGCAAACATATAACTAAAGAGCAGCTGGACCATGCTTTGATTCTACAGAAGGAGAAGGGGGTGCCTTTAAGGAGGATCCTGGTTGATGAAGGGATTATTACGGAGGAGATTTTACTTTCCCTGTTTTCAGAGCAGCTTTATATACCCAGCCTGCGTTTGGCTAAGTTCAGGTTTGATCCAAAAATAATCAATCTCATTCCGGAACAGATGGCCAAACTCTACAATACTGTCCCGCTATCCAGGATCGGCAACACCCTTACCGTGGCCATGTCTGATCCGTTGAACATTTTTGCGCTGGATGATTTAGGTAACTTTACTGGATGCAATATTGATATTGTTTTGAGCCCCGAAGATGAGATTACCCGCGTTATTGACAGCCAGTATCACAAGGAAATCAGGGATATGCAGAATATCCTTGATGAAACAACTTCAGTCCGGGCCATAGATTCTGATAAGAATCTGGAGTTGCTTAAAACCGATGCGATTGAGTTATCCAATACTCTTCAGGATAGCGAGAAGGCCCCGATTGTGCAATTAGTTAATATTATATTAGCCCAAGCCTTAAAGAGAAGGGCTTCAGATATACATGTTGAACCTGAAGTTGACTGTTTGCGGATCAGGTATAGAATAGACGGTTCTCTCCATGATATCCTAAGGGTCCCCAAAATAAATCAAAACGCAATCTTAGCCAGGCTTAAAATAATTTCTAATCTGGATATTACTGAGAATCGTATTCCTCAGGATGGCAGGTTTAAAGTAAAAACAGAGGACCGGGAGATTGATTTTAGGGTATCCAGCCTTCCGACGACCTTTGGCCAAAAATTTGTTTTGCGCGCTTTGGATAAAAGCAATCTTTCCGTGGGCTTGGATAAATTGGGTTTTTCCGAACAGCCCGCCTCTAATTTTAAGGCGGCAGTGGCCAAGCCGTTCGGCATGATCCTGGTTACCGGGCCTACCGGCTCAGGTAAATCTACCACGCTTTATTCTGTTTTAAATCAATTGAACACTCTGGACAGAAATATCATTACTATTGAAGATCCGGTAGAATATCTGGTCGAAGGGATTACGCAAATGCAGGTTAAACCGGATATTGGTTTGGATTTTGCTTCGGGATTGCGTTCTATTTTACGGCAGAGCCCGGATGTAATTATGATTGGGGAAATCCGGGACGCCGAAACCGCCGATATCGCCATTAAAGCCGCTTTAACCGGCCAGCTTGTGCTTTCCACTTTGCATACTAATGACGCGATTTCCAGTATTACCCGGCTTATCGATATGGGGGTTGAGCCGTTTTTGGTCGCCTCCAGTGTCATTATGCTTTGCGCCCAGCGCCTGGCGCGCAAGATTTGCCTTAAATGCCGGGCTCCGATAGAGGTTTCCGATGATTTTCTGAAAAAAATAGGATTTAGCGGAAAAGCCAATTTCTTTTCCGCCAAGGGTTGTAAATATTGCAACAACACCGGCTTCTACGGCAGGGTAGCGGTATTGGAGACGGTTTTGATTGATGATGCCATCAGAGAGATGGTTATCCGCAAAAAATCAATTGATGAAATCAGGGATTATGCGATTAAGAAACTGGGAATGAAAACATTACGCGATGATGCTTTTTTAAAAGTTAAAGAAGAGTTGACTACCCTGGATGAAGCGCTGAGGATTACTACCGAGGAATGA
- a CDS encoding ATPase, T2SS/T4P/T4SS family translates to MLSLKDRLTEILINNKLITTNQLEQALKVQTTKGGKLSDIIVELKFVKESELITILSEGLGLPLIDLKRFKIDLEIVKIISVDIARHYQIIPISKMGDTITLAMADPLNIFAIDHVQSLTGFKINPIISSVQDINQAIELSYPDTSKGIIDDLVKEMTDSSIELVKEEKEVSPSDQELSRISREAPVIKVVNMILEESIKKKASDILIEPFDKKLRIRFRIDGILQEQKTPPKTMHASIVSRVKVMSELDIAEHRVPQDGRFKIRILNRHIDFRVSILPSTYGEKVALRILDKSQANLDMKKLGFSDYALEVLRKMSLLPHGMILVCGPTGSGKTTTLYAILKSVDSPDKNIVTVEDPVEFQLDGINQVTARPEIGLSFAAALRSILRQDPNIIMIGEIRDYETVDIAIKSALTGHLVLSTLHTTTAAGAVVRLVNMGVEPYLINSSLVCVMAQRLVRKVCSYCKEMHVLKNEVAASLKLDTAKMGKLQFYKGKGCERCFNTGYSGRTVIAEVLQLSPKIRELILSGSQEQFIKQQARLEGMKTLREDGLAAALKGETTIEEVLRVTAPDE, encoded by the coding sequence ATGCTTTCTCTCAAAGATCGGCTCACCGAAATATTAATTAACAACAAACTCATTACTACTAATCAACTTGAGCAGGCGCTTAAGGTACAAACCACTAAAGGCGGCAAACTTAGCGATATTATCGTCGAGCTTAAGTTTGTCAAGGAAAGCGAGTTGATTACCATCCTAAGCGAAGGCTTGGGCCTGCCTCTGATCGATCTGAAACGTTTTAAAATCGATCTTGAAATCGTAAAAATAATCTCCGTTGATATTGCCCGCCATTACCAGATTATCCCTATATCCAAAATGGGGGATACTATCACTTTGGCTATGGCTGACCCGTTAAACATATTTGCCATCGATCATGTCCAGTCGCTCACCGGTTTTAAAATAAATCCCATAATTTCTTCGGTCCAGGATATAAACCAGGCAATTGAGTTGTCTTATCCTGATACCAGCAAGGGAATCATTGACGATTTGGTTAAAGAAATGACTGATTCTTCCATTGAGCTGGTAAAAGAGGAGAAGGAAGTATCTCCGAGCGATCAGGAGCTAAGCCGCATTAGCCGTGAAGCCCCGGTGATCAAAGTCGTAAATATGATTTTAGAGGAGTCGATAAAAAAGAAAGCTTCCGATATTTTGATTGAACCATTTGATAAAAAATTACGCATACGTTTCCGTATTGACGGTATCCTGCAGGAGCAGAAGACCCCGCCAAAAACTATGCATGCTTCCATAGTATCGCGGGTCAAGGTTATGTCGGAGCTGGATATTGCCGAACACCGTGTTCCTCAGGATGGGCGTTTTAAAATAAGGATACTTAACCGGCACATCGATTTTCGCGTTTCTATTTTACCGTCTACTTATGGCGAGAAGGTCGCTTTGCGCATATTGGATAAGTCACAGGCCAATCTGGATATGAAAAAATTAGGTTTTAGCGATTATGCCCTGGAAGTCCTAAGAAAGATGTCCTTGCTTCCGCATGGCATGATCCTGGTCTGCGGCCCGACAGGAAGCGGTAAAACCACTACGCTTTACGCGATATTAAAATCAGTGGATAGCCCGGATAAAAATATTGTTACCGTGGAAGATCCAGTGGAGTTTCAGCTGGACGGCATAAATCAGGTAACTGCCCGGCCGGAAATCGGCCTTAGTTTTGCTGCGGCTCTGCGTTCTATCCTGCGTCAGGACCCGAATATAATTATGATCGGTGAAATCCGTGATTATGAAACTGTTGATATCGCGATTAAAAGCGCCCTTACCGGCCACCTTGTCCTTTCTACCTTGCATACCACTACAGCCGCCGGTGCGGTAGTGCGTTTAGTAAATATGGGCGTAGAGCCGTATTTAATTAATTCTTCTTTGGTTTGCGTCATGGCGCAACGGCTGGTACGTAAAGTATGTTCATATTGCAAGGAAATGCATGTTCTTAAAAATGAGGTTGCCGCTAGTTTAAAGTTGGATACGGCAAAGATGGGTAAATTACAGTTTTATAAAGGCAAGGGCTGCGAGCGTTGTTTTAATACCGGATATTCAGGAAGGACCGTAATTGCCGAAGTCCTGCAGCTTAGCCCGAAGATCCGGGAGCTAATCCTTAGCGGTTCGCAGGAGCAGTTTATTAAGCAGCAGGCGCGCCTTGAAGGGATGAAGACCTTGCGGGAAGACGGGCTTGCGGCTGCCTTAAAGGGAGAAACTACCATTGAAGAAGTTTTGCGGGTAACAGCGCCGGATGAATAA
- a CDS encoding diguanylate cyclase, with protein sequence MPKKIDRFSLNSRTIKQKLIVAFQLMSILPFLVCVYLVSNYILPKFGLKIDIVASLVVSMFVAVVGLLVIKEVFDRLALMAKEAKVIVSGDISRKLEVEHNDEVGELGHVLNQLTNRIRGDMDELKQYSEKTTEINLEIQQKIIVLSNLLQVSSLISQGAKLEDILKIAVEKSRLLANSETVFLLFKEENKESFCVKVADGAGADYLMTVDVGVKEDIYNKAFNLNKLLILDKQNLLENNLAAEFFAKFQVKNCLSMPIFLRGRVKAVLGIANSRDNFLYTKDDMELLDIFSKQIAIAIENDILIRRIEKLETKDTLTGLYNRNFITSRLQEEIKRAITYQRPCAFVIFDIDNFKNYREKFGLISAEVTLKRIAVLLAGSVTEVDRVGRTDDDEFSLILPEKNKRQGKEVAEEIRKKIQLALPSDQDSSKSITLSAGVAENPLDGVEAEQLIDKAKELLKKAKIEGRNRVVAF encoded by the coding sequence ATGCCTAAAAAAATTGACCGCTTTTCTTTAAATTCGCGCACAATAAAGCAGAAACTGATTGTTGCTTTTCAGCTTATGTCTATCCTGCCGTTTTTAGTTTGTGTTTATTTAGTGTCAAATTATATCCTGCCTAAATTTGGGCTCAAGATTGATATCGTGGCTTCTTTGGTTGTCAGTATGTTTGTGGCGGTAGTCGGGCTTTTGGTAATTAAGGAAGTTTTTGACCGTTTAGCCTTAATGGCTAAGGAGGCCAAGGTTATTGTCTCCGGGGACATTAGCCGCAAACTGGAAGTGGAGCATAATGATGAAGTGGGGGAACTGGGCCATGTTTTAAACCAGCTGACCAACCGTATCCGCGGCGATATGGATGAACTTAAGCAATATAGTGAGAAAACTACCGAAATTAACCTGGAGATTCAGCAAAAAATAATCGTTCTTTCTAACTTGTTGCAGGTCAGCTCGCTTATTTCTCAGGGCGCGAAATTGGAAGATATTTTAAAAATCGCGGTTGAAAAATCCAGGCTTCTGGCTAATTCCGAAACCGTGTTCCTGCTTTTTAAGGAGGAGAATAAAGAATCATTTTGCGTCAAGGTTGCCGACGGAGCAGGAGCGGATTATTTAATGACGGTGGATGTCGGGGTAAAAGAGGATATCTATAATAAGGCCTTTAATTTAAATAAGCTTTTAATCCTGGATAAGCAAAATCTGTTAGAGAATAATCTTGCCGCTGAATTTTTTGCTAAATTTCAGGTGAAAAATTGCCTGTCGATGCCTATTTTTTTAAGAGGAAGGGTCAAGGCGGTGCTGGGGATTGCCAACAGCCGGGATAATTTTTTGTATACTAAGGATGACATGGAACTCCTGGATATATTTTCAAAGCAGATTGCTATTGCTATTGAAAATGATATTTTAATACGCCGCATCGAGAAACTGGAAACAAAAGATACCCTTACCGGACTTTATAATCGAAATTTTATTACCAGCCGCCTCCAGGAGGAAATAAAAAGGGCAATTACTTATCAGCGGCCATGCGCATTTGTTATTTTTGATATTGATAATTTTAAAAATTACCGCGAGAAATTCGGGTTGATCAGCGCGGAAGTTACCCTAAAGAGAATAGCTGTCTTGTTAGCTGGTTCTGTTACCGAGGTTGACCGGGTAGGCAGGACCGATGATGATGAATTTTCGTTAATTCTCCCCGAGAAGAATAAGCGTCAAGGTAAAGAGGTTGCCGAAGAGATACGTAAAAAAATCCAGCTGGCTTTGCCTTCCGATCAGGATAGCAGTAAAAGTATTACTTTGAGCGCCGGAGTTGCGGAGAATCCTCTTGATGGGGTTGAAGCTGAGCAATTAATTGATAAAGCAAAAGAACTGTTAAAGAAAGCTAAAATCGAAGGCAGAAACAGGGTGGTAGCTTTTTAA
- a CDS encoding TIGR03960 family B12-binding radical SAM protein: MIEDLFLNVHRPAQYMGNEWNSSKKDFASSAVTFALGFPDLYEVGMSNLGLRIIYGLLNNIDGLVCERFFAPEADMEAALRSANKRLFSWESNRQLSSFDVLGFSLGSELNYTNVLNILDLAGLPLESALRNQQHPLVIAGGPTTLNPEPMADFFDLFIIGEAEESLVELLDLYRNLKQDYKSGRLTKEGLLIKLSKIEGVYAPSLYAVDYDAGGELTAFYPKESALPLKIKKRVVSDFDSAYFPCNWMVPYVQTIHDRITLEIMRGCPNRCRFCQARSQYYPLRIRSKEKVISLASLAYASSGYEELSLAGLSVSDYPGLEKLVFDLTAIFKDESVNLSLPSLKAKALLGNVSALIAKIKKTGLTFAPEAGTQRLRQVLAKDFSEEDFFKAIAAAYEAGYQHLKLYFLIGLPGEDKEDLDGIIDFAKEASELKRRIKGSPAQINISINPLIPKPHTPLQWLKMDSIISIQEKQDYLRSRCKNKRIKLNFHNFQMGFLEGVLSRGDRKLSRVILAAYRKGAKFDAWSNYFSFARWQEAFFEEGIDPQAYLGEKAITSVLPWDFIDTGINKDDLLAEFNESCVNKTIARC, encoded by the coding sequence ATGATCGAAGATTTGTTTTTAAATGTGCACCGGCCCGCCCAGTATATGGGCAACGAATGGAATTCTTCTAAAAAGGATTTTGCTTCTTCCGCTGTGACTTTCGCGCTGGGTTTTCCGGATTTATACGAAGTGGGAATGAGCAACTTAGGGTTGCGTATTATCTACGGCCTGTTAAATAATATTGACGGTTTAGTTTGCGAAAGATTTTTTGCCCCTGAGGCCGATATGGAGGCTGCTTTAAGGAGCGCGAATAAACGCCTTTTCTCCTGGGAGTCAAACCGGCAGTTATCCAGTTTTGATGTGTTGGGATTTTCACTCGGTTCGGAGTTAAACTATACCAATGTCTTAAACATCCTGGATCTGGCAGGACTGCCTTTAGAATCCGCATTACGTAATCAGCAGCATCCTTTGGTTATTGCCGGAGGGCCAACAACCCTTAATCCGGAACCAATGGCTGATTTTTTTGATTTATTCATTATCGGTGAGGCTGAAGAGTCACTTGTAGAACTGCTGGATCTATATCGGAATTTAAAACAAGATTATAAAAGCGGCAGGTTAACCAAAGAAGGCCTTTTGATTAAACTGTCTAAAATTGAAGGGGTTTACGCTCCGTCTCTCTACGCTGTAGATTATGATGCAGGCGGTGAGCTTACTGCTTTTTATCCAAAGGAAAGCGCCCTGCCTTTAAAAATAAAGAAACGCGTAGTCAGCGATTTTGATTCAGCTTATTTTCCCTGTAATTGGATGGTGCCTTATGTCCAGACAATCCATGACCGGATTACTTTGGAAATTATGCGCGGCTGCCCCAACCGCTGCCGTTTCTGCCAGGCTAGATCCCAGTATTATCCCCTAAGAATAAGAAGTAAAGAAAAGGTAATCTCACTGGCCAGTCTTGCCTATGCCTCCAGCGGATATGAAGAATTATCCCTGGCCGGTTTATCCGTAAGTGACTATCCGGGATTAGAGAAACTGGTTTTTGATTTAACCGCTATCTTCAAGGATGAGTCGGTTAACCTGTCGCTGCCTTCGTTAAAGGCCAAGGCATTATTAGGAAACGTATCGGCGTTAATTGCTAAAATAAAAAAAACCGGCCTGACTTTTGCCCCGGAAGCAGGGACGCAGAGATTACGCCAGGTCTTGGCTAAAGATTTTTCCGAAGAAGATTTTTTTAAAGCCATCGCCGCCGCCTATGAAGCCGGCTATCAGCATTTAAAATTATATTTTCTGATCGGTTTGCCCGGCGAGGATAAAGAGGATCTGGACGGAATAATCGATTTTGCAAAAGAGGCCTCGGAGTTGAAAAGGAGGATAAAAGGCTCACCTGCCCAAATCAATATCAGTATTAATCCGTTAATCCCCAAACCGCACACCCCCCTGCAATGGTTAAAAATGGATTCCATTATTTCAATACAAGAAAAACAAGATTACCTAAGATCGCGTTGTAAAAACAAAAGGATCAAACTCAATTTCCATAATTTCCAAATGGGTTTTTTAGAAGGGGTGCTTTCCCGCGGGGACCGCAAGTTAAGCCGGGTTATTTTGGCCGCCTATAGGAAAGGGGCCAAGTTTGATGCCTGGTCAAATTATTTTTCGTTTGCCAGGTGGCAGGAGGCATTTTTTGAAGAAGGGATAGACCCGCAGGCATACCTTGGCGAAAAAGCAATTACCTCTGTTCTGCCTTGGGATTTTATCGACACAGGAATCAATAAGGATGATTTACTTGCGGAATTTAACGAATCTTGTGTTAATAAAACTATTGCCAGATGTTGA
- the rodA gene encoding rod shape-determining protein RodA, protein MRNSFFRILVLSLIIATLGVLSIYSSTFQKEGAWQGIYMRQVLWLAIGLVCFFAISGFNYRKLWDANYFIYGIALFFLFLVFVLGIVRLGAQRWLKFAWFNFQPSEFAKLAIIIFLARYFSRKSADDTSLLSGKFGIFQGIILPFIFVAVPMFLIIEQPDLGSGMMLMLVFVCLLYLTHVRLRYIFILLVSLVFPLPFFWHFLRDYQKQRLLVFLNPNIDPLGAGYTVIQSRIAIGSGGFFGRGWLSGSQSQLYFLPESHTDFIFATFSEQWGFLGSCLLIFIYYLIIRQGFIIAQRTQDTFGRLLAYGISLLLGIQVFINIAMNMGLAPVVGLPLPLMSYGGSSVLATFVALGILANIDRTRNVF, encoded by the coding sequence ATGAGGAATTCTTTTTTTAGGATTTTGGTCCTTAGCTTGATTATCGCCACGCTAGGAGTTTTGTCTATTTACAGCAGCACCTTCCAAAAGGAAGGAGCCTGGCAGGGTATATATATGCGCCAGGTGCTTTGGCTGGCAATCGGGTTGGTTTGTTTTTTTGCCATTTCAGGTTTTAATTACCGAAAACTCTGGGATGCCAACTATTTCATTTACGGTATAGCTTTGTTTTTTCTGTTTTTGGTTTTTGTCCTGGGCATTGTAAGGTTGGGGGCCCAGCGCTGGCTTAAGTTTGCCTGGTTTAATTTTCAGCCCTCGGAGTTTGCCAAACTGGCGATTATCATATTTTTGGCGCGTTACTTTAGCCGTAAATCTGCCGATGACACGTCTTTATTGTCCGGGAAGTTTGGGATCTTCCAAGGGATAATTTTACCCTTTATATTCGTAGCTGTCCCCATGTTTTTGATTATCGAACAGCCGGATTTAGGCAGTGGGATGATGCTGATGCTGGTTTTTGTTTGCCTGTTGTATTTAACCCATGTTCGATTAAGATATATTTTTATTCTTCTGGTTTCGTTGGTTTTTCCGTTGCCTTTTTTCTGGCATTTTTTACGCGATTACCAGAAGCAGAGGTTATTGGTTTTTTTGAATCCTAATATCGATCCTTTGGGCGCCGGATATACGGTGATTCAGTCGCGCATTGCCATTGGTTCCGGAGGTTTCTTTGGCCGCGGCTGGCTTTCCGGTTCGCAAAGCCAATTATATTTTTTGCCGGAATCGCATACGGATTTTATTTTTGCTACCTTTTCAGAGCAGTGGGGTTTTCTGGGCAGCTGCCTGCTTATCTTTATATATTATTTAATTATTCGCCAGGGTTTCATAATTGCCCAAAGGACGCAGGATACCTTTGGAAGGCTGCTTGCCTATGGGATATCTCTTTTGTTGGGAATACAGGTGTTTATCAATATCGCGATGAATATGGGGTTGGCGCCCGTTGTCGGGCTGCCTTTGCCCCTGATGAGCTACGGCGGTTCAAGCGTATTGGCTACTTTTGTTGCTTTGGGAATTTTGGCGAATATCGACCGAACCCGCAATGTTTTTTAA